CACCTCTTCATGGGAGATGGTGCGATCGCGATAACCATTCACATAGAGCTTGATCGCCTTCAGCTCAACGACGCGCGGGCCAGGTTGGTACAGAAGCCGCAAAACGGCGAAATCCGGATATCCCGAGAAGGGACAGAGGCAAGTGAATTCAGGCAATTCAATCGAGACCTCGTAAGGCCGACCAGGCCGAGGGTTGTCGAAACAGATCAACTGAGCCTCGGCAATCGCTCGCTCGCCATAGAGAGGCGTTCGGGTCGTTTCTGCAGGGGATGCGCTCATGGCGGGCATCAGAAGCAACGGTTTGTAAAGAACCTAAATCCCAGCCGGAGAAGCCCAAAGCTTTCAGGGCAGGGCATTCACTGAATTTCTTCCAACCAGATCAGCAAAGTGTTCACTATGAACAACACTTTTGAGATAGAACTGCATTGAAGGACAAAACGTTGAGCTCAGGTGACGGTCATGCGTCGCCTTTCCAGCCGGAAGTAGCCACTCGCGCGGCGAAGCAACGCTCCTTCCCACGAAGCGGCCCCGACCTGCAATCGGGACAACCACCACCCCCTTCGAGGCTCATCTCATGACCACTCTCCAACGCACGTACCGAGGCATTGCCTACGACCCCGCTCAGCACGAACGGCTGAGCGACCAACGGGTCGATCACACCTACCGCGGAAGTCACTACGAAGCGCCCCTGCGCCATCAGGCTGCAGAGACCGACACCGTCGAACTGCACTATCGCGGCAGCGTTTATCAGCACAGACAGCAACAAGCCAAATCCTGATTTGGTATCGGTTCGAACAACGACTGGGTCAAAGACCAGCCGTAATGGGGTTATACCTCAAGCCGATTTCATGGATCTCCAACTGCTGGCAGACGGCCATTCCTACCGATTGACCCCTGCCAGCGTTCACGGAATTCTCTGGCTCCAAACCCACTTCGAGTCCCAGCACTGGGAACTTCTCGCCGATGGACGGGTGACTGTGTCGCGATTGGACGCTGAGGCCCTTTGGCAGGACGCCACCCGGGCGGGTTTAAACGTCGCCCCTCTTCCGACCCTCTCCCCCACTCGGTAAGTTCCGACCTGATCCACCCCTAAACGCCTGAAGGTTCTGACATGAAAAAAGTTGAAGCTGTTATTCGTCCGTTCAAGCTGGAAGATGTGAAGCTCGCCCTGGTCAATGCCGGAATTGTCGGCATGACTGTGAGTGAAGTGCGCGGATTCGGCCGGCAGAAAGGTCAGGTTGAGCGGTATCGCGGGTCCGAGTTCACTGTTGAATTTCTGCAGAAGCTCAAGGTCGAAGTGGTCGTCGACGACGCCAGGGTGGACACGGTCGTCACCGCCATCGCTGAAGCTGCAAAAACCGGCGAGATCGGCGATGGAAAAATCTTCATCTCAGCCGTCGAGACCGTGGTTCGGATCCGTACCGGTGATCGTGATGGCGCTGCCCTCTGACGCCCGGATCAACGCTTGAGGGTTGCTGTGACCTCTCCCTCGATCACCTCTCTTGTGACCGAGGGATCACCTGATCCGCTCAGCCACAACAGATATTCGTGATTTCCAGCGGGTCCGGTGATCGGTGATCCCACAAGCCCGCGAGCTCTCCAATTCAAGGTATTGCCTGC
The sequence above is a segment of the Synechococcus sp. PROS-7-1 genome. Coding sequences within it:
- a CDS encoding P-II family nitrogen regulator; translation: MKKVEAVIRPFKLEDVKLALVNAGIVGMTVSEVRGFGRQKGQVERYRGSEFTVEFLQKLKVEVVVDDARVDTVVTAIAEAAKTGEIGDGKIFISAVETVVRIRTGDRDGAAL
- a CDS encoding DUF4278 domain-containing protein; translation: MTTLQRTYRGIAYDPAQHERLSDQRVDHTYRGSHYEAPLRHQAAETDTVELHYRGSVYQHRQQQAKS
- the queF gene encoding preQ(1) synthase, with protein sequence MSASPAETTRTPLYGERAIAEAQLICFDNPRPGRPYEVSIELPEFTCLCPFSGYPDFAVLRLLYQPGPRVVELKAIKLYVNGYRDRTISHEEVANRILDDLVSACDPVWMQLEADFYPRGNVHTVVRVSHGTRQPC